From the genome of Cellvibrio japonicus Ueda107, one region includes:
- the pelA gene encoding pectate lyase, with translation MRTILKYSLAVIALCQLPLSFAADQSATANSTQAALEAQWQAYINHSAALRKADWEVVKKEAKRRGLKEPLLPGYTKEFGFETNQPLEWFKSDEGKAIMEAILSLQTPSGGWSKRTDMTKKRKPGMAFGTEKNYIPTFDNDATTMQLTLLAKAFAATGNKVYSDAFARGLELIFTAQYPNGGWPQNYPLVGGYHNYITYNDELMVNIMFLLRDVAKGEGNYAFASAEQRKRAQQSLDRAIECALNTQVMIGNKLTVWGAQHDPITLMPAKARAYEMASLTSTESVWMVEFFMSLDNPSPAIIESVHSAIAWYQATKMTGKTWTRGDKALTDDPNAPPLWSRFYELGTDKPIFGDRDDSIHYDIGEVSKERREGYAWFSTAPNKILKHYEKWAKKYPRPS, from the coding sequence ATGCGAACAATCCTGAAATATTCCCTGGCAGTGATAGCACTTTGCCAGCTACCCCTGTCTTTTGCCGCTGACCAATCCGCGACCGCCAATAGCACCCAGGCCGCCCTTGAAGCGCAATGGCAGGCCTATATCAACCACTCGGCGGCGTTGCGTAAAGCCGATTGGGAGGTCGTTAAAAAAGAAGCCAAGCGACGCGGCCTCAAAGAGCCATTGCTACCGGGCTATACCAAAGAATTCGGCTTTGAAACCAACCAGCCGCTGGAGTGGTTCAAAAGCGATGAAGGCAAGGCGATCATGGAGGCCATACTCTCCCTCCAAACCCCCTCTGGCGGCTGGTCCAAGCGCACCGACATGACCAAAAAACGCAAGCCGGGTATGGCATTTGGCACCGAGAAAAATTACATCCCCACCTTTGATAATGACGCGACTACCATGCAGCTCACCCTGCTGGCCAAGGCCTTTGCCGCAACCGGCAACAAGGTCTATAGCGATGCCTTTGCGCGCGGACTTGAGTTGATTTTCACCGCCCAATATCCCAATGGCGGCTGGCCACAGAACTACCCATTGGTAGGCGGTTACCACAACTACATCACCTATAACGATGAACTGATGGTCAATATCATGTTCTTGCTGCGCGATGTCGCCAAGGGTGAAGGCAACTACGCTTTCGCCAGTGCAGAACAGCGTAAGCGCGCCCAACAAAGCCTCGACCGCGCCATTGAATGCGCCCTTAATACCCAGGTGATGATTGGTAATAAATTGACGGTATGGGGCGCCCAACACGATCCGATCACCCTGATGCCAGCCAAAGCCCGCGCTTACGAAATGGCCTCCCTGACCAGTACCGAAAGTGTGTGGATGGTAGAGTTTTTCATGAGCCTGGATAACCCAAGTCCGGCGATTATCGAATCGGTTCATTCCGCCATTGCCTGGTACCAAGCCACCAAAATGACGGGCAAGACCTGGACTCGCGGAGACAAAGCCCTGACCGATGATCCCAATGCACCACCACTCTGGTCGCGCTTCTATGAACTGGGTACCGACAAGCCTATTTTTGGCGACCGCGATGACAGTATTCACTACGATATCGGCGAGGTATCCAAAGAGCGCCGCGAAGGCTATGCCTGGTTCAGCACAGCCCCCAATAAAATCCTTAAGCACTACGAAAAATGGGCTAAAAAATACCCTCGCCCATCCTGA
- the panB gene encoding 3-methyl-2-oxobutanoate hydroxymethyltransferase gives MPYGTLSQSTPTANTALTKSVTINTLYKLKASGEKFVVISLYDAHMAAMAQRCGVEVVLIGDSLGMTVLGYDSTIPVTMEQMIYHVEAVARGNKKSLIIGDLPFMTYGTPEDALRNCARIMQAGAQMVKLEGGTWLADTVRMLAERGVPVCAHLGLTPQSVNKFGGFRVQGRDADSAAKILADAKLLAEAGADLLVLECVPAALAAQITREISIPTIGIGAGKDTDAQVLVINDILGLTEQPPKFSKNFLLEANDIAGAMQKYVADVKAGVFPAEENTFF, from the coding sequence ATGCCTTATGGAACCCTCTCCCAAAGCACCCCAACGGCAAACACAGCACTGACCAAATCCGTCACGATCAATACCCTGTATAAGCTCAAGGCCAGCGGCGAAAAATTTGTAGTGATTTCACTCTACGACGCCCACATGGCGGCCATGGCCCAGCGTTGCGGGGTGGAGGTCGTATTGATTGGTGATTCACTGGGTATGACCGTACTCGGCTACGACAGCACTATTCCCGTCACCATGGAACAGATGATCTATCACGTAGAGGCTGTGGCGCGGGGCAACAAGAAATCACTGATTATCGGCGACCTGCCATTTATGACCTATGGCACACCGGAAGATGCCCTGCGCAATTGCGCGCGCATCATGCAGGCCGGTGCCCAGATGGTGAAGCTCGAAGGGGGGACCTGGTTGGCAGATACAGTGCGCATGCTCGCCGAACGCGGTGTTCCCGTCTGCGCCCACTTGGGACTGACACCACAGTCCGTTAACAAATTTGGCGGTTTCCGTGTCCAGGGCCGCGATGCCGACAGCGCGGCCAAAATCCTCGCCGATGCCAAATTACTCGCCGAAGCAGGCGCCGATTTACTGGTGCTGGAATGCGTCCCCGCCGCACTGGCGGCACAGATCACCCGGGAGATTTCCATTCCCACCATCGGCATAGGTGCCGGCAAGGATACGGATGCCCAGGTTCTGGTTATCAACGATATTCTGGGCCTGACCGAGCAACCGCCCAAGTTTTCCAAAAACTTCCTTTTGGAGGCCAATGACATCGCTGGCGCCATGCAAAAATACGTAGCCGATGTCAAAGCCGGTGTATTTCCCGCCGAGGAAAACACGTTCTTTTAG
- a CDS encoding deoxynucleoside kinase: MDAIFEELGLDLTREQLPRFIAVEGCIGVGKTTLARNLAQLFNYDTLLEQPEQNPFLERFYRDPKSTALPTQLFFLFQRANQIHSLRQNDLFEPVRVADFLIDKDQLFARVTLDDDEFAIYRQVYDKLVIDAPRPDLVIYLQAPLNVLGDRIRQRGIAAEQYISQDYLQALNDAYTEFFHYYDSAPLLIVNAQDLNLASNRGHFKQLVEYILTIKSGRHYYNPIPAL, encoded by the coding sequence GTGGATGCGATCTTTGAAGAACTAGGCCTGGATTTAACCCGCGAGCAACTGCCCCGGTTTATTGCGGTAGAGGGTTGTATTGGTGTGGGTAAAACAACCCTGGCGCGCAACCTGGCCCAGCTGTTTAACTACGACACCTTGCTGGAGCAACCGGAGCAAAACCCTTTTCTCGAACGCTTTTACCGCGACCCGAAATCAACCGCCCTGCCCACCCAATTATTCTTCCTGTTCCAGCGCGCAAACCAGATCCACAGCCTGCGCCAGAATGACCTGTTTGAACCGGTACGGGTCGCCGACTTCCTGATCGATAAGGACCAGCTCTTCGCTCGCGTCACCCTGGATGATGACGAGTTCGCCATTTACCGCCAGGTCTATGACAAGCTGGTTATTGATGCCCCGCGCCCCGATCTGGTGATCTACCTGCAGGCCCCACTCAATGTGTTGGGGGATCGCATCCGCCAGCGCGGGATTGCCGCAGAACAATACATCAGCCAGGATTATTTACAGGCCTTAAACGACGCCTATACCGAATTTTTCCACTATTACGATTCAGCTCCGCTGCTGATTGTGAATGCACAGGATTTAAACCTGGCCAGCAATCGCGGTCACTTTAAGCAGTTGGTGGAATACATTCTCACCATCAAGAGTGGCCGCCACTACTATAATCCGATACCCGCACTCTGA
- the folK gene encoding 2-amino-4-hydroxy-6-hydroxymethyldihydropteridine diphosphokinase, which translates to MTRVYIGLGSNIEEPLAQITQALAELAQLPDTQWLAQSRLYRSKAIGPVQPDYINAVALLDTRLTPLALLDALQALEQHHRRVRLEHWGPRTLDLDILLFGDQVIASERLTVPHPFLTQRSFVLYPLADISPALVLPDGTSLQQHLNACAPEGLQVLGD; encoded by the coding sequence ATGACGCGCGTGTATATCGGCCTCGGCAGTAATATTGAGGAACCGCTTGCGCAGATTACCCAGGCATTGGCCGAGCTGGCACAGTTACCTGATACGCAATGGCTGGCCCAATCGCGCCTCTATCGCAGCAAGGCAATCGGCCCCGTGCAGCCGGACTATATTAATGCCGTAGCACTGCTGGATACCCGGTTAACACCGCTGGCGCTGCTGGATGCATTACAAGCATTGGAGCAACACCATCGACGTGTGCGATTGGAACATTGGGGACCACGTACACTCGACCTGGATATCTTACTGTTTGGCGACCAGGTGATCGCCAGTGAACGCTTGACGGTTCCCCACCCGTTTTTAACCCAGCGCAGTTTTGTACTCTATCCGCTGGCAGACATCAGTCCCGCCCTGGTCCTGCCTGATGGCACCAGCCTGCAACAACACTTGAATGCCTGTGCCCCAGAGGGTTTGCAGGTACTTGGCGATTGA
- the pcnB gene encoding polynucleotide adenylyltransferase PcnB, producing the protein MLKRLLNLIIPRPRDSASTSSAQSNARKPRVIPRDQHGVSRKNISQAALKIIKQLHEAGFEAYLVGGGVRDLLLGGHPKDFDVATNAKPEEVRRLFRGARIVGRRFQIVHVRIGREMIEVTTFRGHHDEDLNHTRNEDGMLLRDNVYGTLETDAMRRDFSVNALYYDLKTFSIIDYCGGMEDLKKRTLRIIGEPVTRYKEDPVRILRALRFAAKLGFALEPSTAKPIRPLGNLLLNVSEARLFEEVLKLFLNGSATATFNLMREYDLLQQLFPGTDEALKANEPAMAELVELCMANTDKRIRSDKTVTPAFIYAALLWPGLQRRYLQLQDSYTPAQAWNQAAQDVINQQLTRTSIPKRFLIPMREIWDLQQRLPNRLGLRALRLLDHPRFRAAYDFLLMREEAGEPLDGLGSWWTHFQGANDEEREAMVRALSRPTGSGKPRRRRPRKPRNAGDSSA; encoded by the coding sequence ATGCTCAAACGCTTGTTAAATTTGATCATTCCCCGCCCTCGGGACTCCGCCAGTACCTCCAGCGCACAGAGCAACGCCCGAAAGCCTCGGGTTATCCCGCGCGACCAGCATGGTGTGTCGCGCAAAAATATCAGCCAGGCTGCGCTCAAAATCATTAAACAGCTGCACGAGGCTGGCTTTGAAGCTTATCTGGTAGGCGGCGGAGTGCGCGACCTGTTACTGGGCGGTCACCCCAAAGACTTTGATGTTGCCACCAATGCCAAACCGGAAGAAGTGCGTCGCCTGTTCCGTGGGGCGCGTATCGTCGGGCGCCGCTTCCAGATAGTCCATGTGCGCATAGGCCGGGAAATGATCGAAGTCACCACCTTCCGCGGCCACCACGATGAAGACCTGAACCATACCCGCAACGAAGATGGCATGCTGTTGCGCGATAATGTCTATGGCACCCTGGAAACAGATGCCATGCGCCGCGATTTCAGTGTTAATGCGCTCTATTACGACCTGAAAACCTTTTCCATCATCGATTACTGCGGAGGCATGGAAGACCTGAAAAAACGCACCTTGCGTATTATTGGTGAACCGGTTACACGCTATAAGGAAGACCCGGTGCGCATACTGCGTGCACTGCGCTTCGCCGCCAAGCTGGGTTTTGCACTGGAGCCATCGACAGCCAAGCCCATTCGCCCGCTCGGCAACCTGTTACTCAATGTGTCGGAAGCCCGCCTGTTTGAAGAGGTTCTCAAGCTGTTCCTGAACGGCTCGGCTACCGCTACCTTCAACCTGATGCGCGAATACGATTTGCTGCAGCAATTGTTCCCCGGTACAGACGAAGCCCTGAAGGCCAATGAGCCAGCCATGGCCGAGCTGGTCGAGCTGTGCATGGCCAATACCGACAAGCGTATCCGCAGCGATAAAACCGTGACCCCCGCCTTTATTTACGCCGCCCTGCTCTGGCCCGGGCTGCAGCGCCGCTACCTGCAATTGCAGGATAGTTATACTCCCGCACAGGCCTGGAACCAGGCGGCCCAGGATGTTATTAACCAGCAGCTGACCCGCACCTCTATCCCCAAGCGCTTCTTGATACCCATGAGAGAAATCTGGGATTTGCAACAGCGCTTGCCCAATCGCCTGGGCCTGCGCGCCCTGCGCCTGCTGGATCATCCCCGTTTCCGCGCGGCTTACGACTTCCTGCTGATGCGTGAAGAAGCCGGCGAACCGCTCGATGGCCTGGGCAGCTGGTGGACCCACTTCCAGGGGGCAAATGATGAAGAGCGGGAGGCTATGGTCAGGGCCCTGAGCCGGCCGACAGGTTCCGGCAAGCCTCGCCGCCGCCGTCCACGTAAACCCAGAAACGCAGGCGACTCATCGGCATGA
- a CDS encoding sigma-54-dependent transcriptional regulator: MSKILIVEDETIIRTALRKLLERNQYEVCEAPSVKEATTKHNLKDFDLIISDLRLPGAPGTDLIKLAGDTPVLIMTSYASLRSAVDSMRMGAVDYIAKPFDHDEMVTAVKRVIGKAKAANKAANASQTASHTIAGIIGSSDVMQDLYNRIHKVAPTNATVLIHGETGTGKELVARALHEESSRSNHLMISVNCAAIPDTLIESELFGYEKGAFTGASTNREGLVAAADGGTLFLDEIGELPLEAQARLLRVLQEGEVRPLGSVESRKVDVRLVAATHRDLRKLTKEGKFREDLYFRLNVVQLELPPLRERGRDIINIAESLLQRYCAQFGKPQLKLSNAAMDAIMGYNWPGNVRELENAMQRAVILCEDSTEIGANLLSLDQEANQLEDDGTSILEAPRLANRGNGRSSPTEDLSLEDYFQRFVLEHQDTMSETELARKLGVSRKCLWERRQRLGIPRSKSSAK; the protein is encoded by the coding sequence ATGAGTAAGATTCTGATTGTTGAAGACGAAACTATTATCCGCACCGCTTTGCGCAAGTTGCTGGAACGCAACCAGTACGAAGTCTGCGAAGCACCATCGGTCAAAGAGGCAACCACCAAGCACAACCTCAAGGATTTCGATCTCATCATCAGTGATCTTCGCTTACCCGGAGCCCCGGGAACCGACTTGATCAAACTGGCAGGCGACACCCCGGTACTGATCATGACCAGCTACGCCAGCCTGCGCTCTGCAGTCGACTCCATGCGCATGGGCGCGGTTGACTATATCGCCAAACCCTTCGACCACGATGAGATGGTCACCGCGGTCAAGCGTGTTATCGGCAAGGCCAAGGCGGCCAACAAAGCGGCCAATGCCAGCCAAACGGCCAGCCATACTATTGCCGGTATCATCGGCAGCAGCGATGTGATGCAGGATCTCTACAATCGCATCCACAAGGTAGCCCCAACCAATGCCACGGTACTTATCCACGGCGAAACCGGTACAGGTAAAGAACTGGTAGCCCGCGCACTCCATGAAGAGAGTTCACGCAGCAATCACCTGATGATCTCGGTCAACTGCGCCGCCATTCCCGACACACTGATCGAATCCGAGCTCTTCGGTTATGAAAAAGGTGCCTTTACCGGTGCCTCCACCAATCGTGAAGGGCTGGTAGCCGCCGCCGACGGTGGCACCCTTTTCCTCGATGAGATCGGCGAATTGCCCCTGGAAGCCCAGGCCCGCTTGTTACGGGTATTGCAGGAAGGCGAAGTTCGCCCCCTGGGCTCAGTAGAATCACGCAAAGTCGATGTACGCCTGGTCGCCGCAACCCACCGCGACCTGCGTAAGCTCACCAAAGAAGGCAAGTTCCGCGAAGACCTCTACTTCCGCCTCAACGTGGTACAACTGGAACTACCCCCACTGCGCGAGCGTGGCCGCGATATCATTAACATCGCTGAAAGCCTGTTACAGCGTTACTGTGCCCAGTTCGGCAAACCCCAATTGAAGCTATCCAATGCCGCTATGGACGCCATCATGGGCTATAACTGGCCAGGCAATGTCCGCGAACTGGAAAACGCCATGCAACGCGCTGTCATTCTTTGTGAAGACAGTACAGAAATCGGGGCCAACCTGCTTTCGCTCGACCAGGAAGCCAACCAATTGGAAGACGATGGCACCTCTATCCTCGAAGCACCTCGCCTCGCCAATCGCGGCAATGGCCGCAGCAGCCCCACAGAAGACCTCTCCCTCGAAGATTACTTCCAGCGTTTCGTGCTTGAGCACCAGGACACCATGAGTGAAACCGAGCTGGCGCGCAAACTGGGGGTAAGCCGTAAATGCCTATGGGAGCGCCGCCAGCGCCTGGGGATACCGCGCAGTAAGTCCAGCGCCAAATAA
- a CDS encoding ATP-binding protein, whose amino-acid sequence MTFDLSQVALIGISYLLLLFGIAYVTERGWIPDSITSHPVTYILSLGIFASAWAFYGVIDLAFQYGYGALAYYLGTGALFLFAPVALAPLAELARRHQVHSLADLLVFRYHSNAVGALTTLCMMCGILPLMALQIQAIADTMHILTVSSNPTLPLEGTGLTFKDLMALCYCSILAFFTVSFGANRDQHRGLITAMAFESMLKVCALCTVGFVAVFGVFDGLDGLDQWLLEHPENLALLHNPIHTDSAHTLLLVFVATAVTMPHIFHLGLAENPLMRNSHTVTWAFPLFLLLMALPIFPILWAGAELAVPLPPQYYTLGVPILFGSPGLTLLAFIGGLSASTGAMVIISLALSTMVMNHWLLPSLKLRARHDIYSQLIWLRRILIAAIFLGGYLLYWLLDNRYSLTNLALTAFIATLQFLPATFAIVFWSKGNRRGLLAGLGLGTAIWAVGLLIPMLTGIEYIQLPILEHPLRIGSNYWQEVALLSLGLNTLCFVVISLFTRQTEDEEYNADLCAADELSHPVRLALDVHSASEFKVRLAKPLGKVTASREVDIALKELGLTINERRPYALRRLRDQIEGNLSSLMGIHVASEIMDKYIPHQIAEARDTVDINLIENRLNQYRDRLTGMAAELNNLRLYHRKTLEELPLAVCSLGRDMEILMWNKAMAALTQTPSEDVTGSYLEDIPEPWCSLLIDFSSSSERHFYRREIDLDGRPHWISLHKANISGPVSAEAYDQVMLLEDVTETQLLEQELVHSERLASVGRLAAGVAHEIGNPITGIACLAQNLRYEVEEPGAVLDTAEQILSQTDRVSRIVQSLVSYSHAGHASKSDFEAVSLRDCANEAIQLLSLQKDKNQVLFCNDIPKSAIVDGDAQRIIQVFINLLSNARDASPDQGRVMLESNEDEYSVTVSVTDEGHGIPPELIERILEPFFTTKEPGEGTGLGLAMVYSIIEDHSGHLDIISPADTVNNRGAQFVFTLPRHMDFPPED is encoded by the coding sequence ATGACCTTTGACCTAAGCCAAGTCGCCCTGATCGGGATTTCCTACCTGCTGCTGCTCTTCGGTATCGCCTATGTAACCGAGCGCGGCTGGATTCCCGACAGCATCACCTCCCACCCGGTAACCTATATCCTGTCGCTGGGTATCTTTGCCAGCGCCTGGGCGTTTTATGGTGTGATCGACCTGGCCTTCCAGTATGGCTACGGCGCCCTGGCCTATTACCTGGGAACCGGTGCGCTCTTCCTGTTTGCTCCCGTGGCGCTTGCGCCCCTGGCTGAATTGGCGCGCCGCCACCAGGTACACTCACTGGCCGACCTGCTGGTATTTCGCTACCACAGCAACGCCGTGGGCGCATTGACCACCCTGTGTATGATGTGCGGCATCCTGCCACTGATGGCCCTGCAAATCCAGGCGATTGCCGACACCATGCATATCCTGACAGTGAGCAGCAATCCCACCCTGCCATTAGAGGGAACGGGGCTGACCTTCAAGGATTTAATGGCCCTGTGTTACTGCTCAATCCTGGCGTTTTTTACTGTTTCCTTCGGTGCCAACCGCGACCAGCACCGCGGCCTGATTACCGCGATGGCCTTTGAATCCATGCTCAAGGTGTGCGCCCTTTGCACGGTCGGTTTTGTGGCGGTCTTTGGGGTTTTCGACGGCCTTGATGGCCTCGACCAATGGTTGCTGGAGCACCCGGAAAACCTGGCCCTGCTGCACAACCCCATACACACGGACTCAGCCCATACCCTGCTGCTGGTGTTTGTGGCAACGGCGGTCACCATGCCTCACATATTCCATCTGGGACTGGCAGAAAACCCGCTGATGCGCAACTCCCACACCGTTACCTGGGCCTTCCCTCTGTTCCTGCTGTTGATGGCACTGCCCATCTTCCCCATCCTCTGGGCCGGTGCAGAACTGGCGGTGCCCTTGCCGCCCCAGTATTACACCCTGGGTGTTCCCATCCTGTTTGGCTCTCCGGGATTGACCTTACTGGCCTTTATCGGTGGCCTCTCTGCTTCAACCGGCGCCATGGTGATCATCTCCCTGGCCCTGTCTACCATGGTCATGAACCACTGGTTATTACCCAGCCTCAAGCTGCGCGCGCGCCATGACATCTACAGTCAGCTGATCTGGTTGCGGCGCATCCTGATTGCCGCCATTTTCCTGGGCGGCTACCTGCTCTATTGGCTGCTGGATAACCGCTACAGCCTGACCAACCTGGCGCTGACAGCGTTTATCGCCACCCTGCAGTTCCTGCCAGCCACTTTTGCCATTGTGTTCTGGAGCAAGGGTAACCGCCGCGGCCTGCTCGCCGGGCTGGGATTGGGTACGGCGATCTGGGCTGTCGGGCTGCTGATTCCCATGCTGACCGGCATTGAATATATTCAATTACCCATCCTCGAACATCCCCTCCGGATAGGCAGCAATTACTGGCAGGAAGTGGCCCTCTTATCACTTGGCCTGAACACCCTATGCTTTGTCGTTATCTCGCTCTTTACCAGGCAAACCGAAGACGAGGAATATAACGCGGACCTCTGTGCTGCCGACGAACTTAGCCACCCCGTGCGGCTGGCGCTGGATGTGCATTCCGCCTCTGAATTCAAAGTGCGCCTGGCCAAGCCCCTGGGCAAGGTCACCGCCAGTCGCGAAGTGGATATCGCCCTCAAGGAGCTGGGACTGACCATCAACGAGCGTCGCCCCTATGCGCTGCGCCGCCTGCGCGACCAGATTGAAGGCAACCTCTCCAGCCTGATGGGTATCCATGTCGCCAGTGAGATCATGGATAAATACATTCCCCACCAGATTGCCGAAGCGCGCGACACCGTCGATATCAACCTGATCGAAAACCGCCTTAACCAATACCGCGACCGCCTGACCGGCATGGCGGCGGAACTGAACAACCTGCGCCTCTACCACCGTAAAACCCTGGAAGAACTGCCCCTGGCAGTTTGTTCGCTGGGCCGCGATATGGAGATTCTGATGTGGAACAAGGCCATGGCGGCGCTCACCCAAACGCCGAGTGAGGACGTCACCGGTTCCTACCTGGAAGATATCCCCGAGCCCTGGTGCAGTCTGTTGATTGATTTCAGCAGCAGCAGTGAGCGCCACTTTTACCGGCGTGAAATCGACCTGGATGGCCGTCCCCACTGGATCAGCCTGCACAAGGCCAATATTTCCGGCCCGGTCAGCGCGGAAGCCTATGACCAGGTGATGCTGCTGGAAGATGTGACCGAGACCCAATTGCTGGAGCAGGAACTGGTGCATTCCGAGCGTCTCGCCTCGGTGGGCCGGCTGGCTGCCGGGGTTGCCCACGAGATAGGCAACCCCATCACCGGCATCGCCTGCCTGGCGCAAAACCTGCGCTACGAAGTCGAGGAGCCAGGGGCCGTGCTGGACACCGCCGAGCAAATCCTCAGCCAGACCGATCGTGTCAGCCGCATTGTGCAATCCCTGGTCAGTTACTCCCACGCAGGACACGCCAGTAAATCGGACTTTGAAGCGGTTTCCTTGCGCGACTGCGCGAACGAGGCTATACAGTTGCTCTCGTTACAAAAAGATAAGAATCAGGTGTTGTTCTGTAACGACATCCCCAAAAGTGCCATTGTTGATGGTGATGCGCAGCGCATCATCCAGGTTTTTATAAATCTTTTATCTAATGCACGGGATGCCAGCCCTGATCAAGGGCGTGTTATGCTTGAAAGTAACGAAGATGAGTATTCGGTAACAGTTTCTGTTACCGATGAGGGGCACGGTATCCCACCCGAACTGATTGAACGCATCCTTGAACCCTTCTTTACCACCAAGGAGCCAGGCGAAGGGACGGGGTTAGGACTGGCCATGGTCTACAGCATTATCGAAGACCACAGCGGTCACCTGGATATCATCAGCCCCGCCGATACCGTCAATAACCGCGGTGCCCAATTTGTGTTTACCCTGCCGCGGCATATGGATTTCCCACCAGAGGATTAA
- the gluQRS gene encoding tRNA glutamyl-Q(34) synthetase GluQRS: MTGILLQPPPPASASYIGRFAPSPSGPLHFGSLVTALASYLDAKAHQGRWLVRMEDLDPPREQPGAADSILRSLDTHGLHWDGEVLYQSQRVDVYQAQLDTLIQAGLAYPCNCSRQRLQNLGGSYDGHCRLHPPASHTAIAWRLKLYDLPYGFALPETIGFTDVIQGVQAQGLRIAAGDQILKRRDGFYAYQLAVVVDDIAQGITHIIRGADLLAVTGRQIAFFLLLGQPAPTFGHLPLALQPNGQKLSKQNQAPALVDTQAAQNLWQALHFLGQNPPVDLRTSHCEELLSWAVAHWQRTAIHGLGHCHKPE; encoded by the coding sequence ATGACGGGCATCCTGTTACAACCACCACCTCCCGCCTCCGCCAGTTATATCGGGCGCTTTGCCCCCTCGCCCAGCGGCCCACTGCACTTTGGCTCCCTGGTGACCGCCCTTGCCAGCTACCTGGATGCGAAGGCACACCAGGGCCGCTGGCTGGTGCGCATGGAAGACCTGGACCCGCCGCGCGAACAGCCCGGTGCGGCAGACAGCATACTGCGCTCACTGGACACCCATGGTTTGCACTGGGATGGCGAGGTGCTCTACCAAAGCCAACGCGTCGATGTGTACCAGGCCCAGCTTGATACCCTGATCCAGGCAGGACTTGCCTACCCTTGCAATTGTTCACGCCAACGGCTGCAAAACCTGGGCGGCAGCTACGATGGCCACTGCCGCCTCCACCCCCCGGCCTCCCACACGGCGATCGCCTGGCGACTCAAGCTCTATGACCTGCCATACGGCTTTGCACTACCGGAAACCATCGGCTTTACCGATGTCATCCAGGGTGTACAGGCCCAGGGGCTGCGCATAGCCGCCGGCGACCAGATACTCAAACGCCGCGATGGCTTTTACGCCTACCAGCTGGCGGTTGTCGTCGATGATATCGCCCAGGGCATTACCCACATCATTCGCGGCGCCGACCTGCTGGCGGTTACCGGGCGGCAAATCGCCTTCTTTTTATTACTCGGGCAACCAGCACCGACCTTTGGCCATCTGCCCCTGGCGCTGCAGCCCAACGGCCAGAAACTGAGCAAGCAAAACCAGGCGCCAGCGCTGGTCGATACACAAGCCGCGCAGAATCTCTGGCAGGCCCTACACTTTTTAGGGCAAAATCCCCCGGTTGATCTGCGCACAAGCCACTGCGAAGAGCTGCTCAGCTGGGCAGTCGCCCACTGGCAACGCACAGCCATTCACGGCCTGGGCCATTGTCATAAACCCGAATAA
- the dksA gene encoding RNA polymerase-binding protein DksA, whose translation MAKKTPSTETFALRPFTPYEEKKGEEYMNDNQKAHFRQLLLNWRSELMEEVDRTVSHMKDEAANFPDPADRASQEEEFSLELRTRDRERKLIKKIDSTLELIENDDYGYCDACGVEIGIRRLEARPTATLCVDCKTLAEIKEKQIGG comes from the coding sequence ATGGCGAAAAAAACTCCCTCCACAGAAACCTTTGCGCTGCGTCCTTTTACGCCTTACGAGGAAAAAAAGGGCGAAGAGTATATGAACGATAACCAGAAGGCGCACTTTCGTCAGTTGCTGTTGAACTGGCGCTCCGAGCTGATGGAAGAAGTGGATCGCACAGTTAGCCACATGAAAGACGAAGCGGCCAATTTCCCGGATCCGGCTGACCGCGCCAGCCAGGAAGAAGAGTTCAGCCTGGAGCTGCGCACCCGCGACCGCGAGCGCAAGCTGATCAAGAAAATCGACTCCACCCTGGAGCTGATCGAAAACGACGATTACGGTTATTGCGATGCCTGCGGGGTGGAAATCGGTATCCGTCGCCTCGAAGCGCGCCCCACCGCCACCCTCTGCGTTGACTGCAAAACCCTGGCGGAAATCAAAGAGAAACAAATCGGCGGTTAA